A single Lolium perenne isolate Kyuss_39 chromosome 6, Kyuss_2.0, whole genome shotgun sequence DNA region contains:
- the LOC127320948 gene encoding lactoylglutathione lyase GLX1 codes for MRALYMAVGRGAVACATPAAAVPRRSLLLSTAAAGAALQSEPIRLSGRSTSGTAKLRASADAAQAAATSFVSKEEAFAWAKKDNRRLLHVVYRVGDIDRTIKFYTECLGMKLLRKRDIPEEKYTNAFLGYGPEEAQFVVELTYNYGVDKYDIGAGFGHFGIATDDVSKTVELIRAKGGKVTREPGPVKGGKTVIAFVEDPDGYKFEILERPGTPEPLCQVMLRVGDLDRAISFYEKACGMELLRKRDNPEYKYTVAMMGYGPEDKNAVLELTYNYGITEYDKGNAYGQIAIGTDDVYKTAEVVKLSGGQVVREAGPLPGINTKITAILDPDGWKSVFVDNIDFAKELE; via the exons ATGAGGGCTCTCTACATGGCCGTCGGCCGTGGCGCCGTCGCCTGCGCCACCCCGGCCGCCGCTGTCCCCCGGAGATCGCTGCTCCTCTCCACCGCTGCCGCAGGTGCAG CGCTGCAGTCGGAGCCGATCAGGCTTAGCGGCAGGAGCACGAGCGGCACGGCGAAGCTCCGGGCCTCGGCGGACGCCGCGCAGGCTGCGGCCACCTCGTTCGTCAGCAAAGAGGAGGCGTTCGCGTGGGCGAAGAAGGACAACAGGAGGCTCCTCCACGTCGTGTACCGCGTCGGCGACATCGACAGAACGATCAA GTTCTACACGGAATGCCTGGGCATGAAGCTGCTGAGGAAGCGCGACATACCCGAAGAGAAATACACCAACGCTTTCCTCGGATACGGCCCGGAGGAGGCCCAGTTCGTCGTCGAGCTCACCTACA ACTACGGGGTCGACAAGTACGATATTGGAGCGGGCTTTGGTCATTTTGGCATCGCCACTGATGAT GTGTCAAAGACGGTTGAACTCATAAGGGCAAAGGGAGGCAAGGTGACGAGGGAACCAGGCCCAGTCAAGGGCGGGAAGACTGTCATCGCGTTCGTCGAGGACCCTGACGGCTACAAGTTTGAGATCCTCGAGAGGCCAGGGACACCAGAGCCATTGTGCCAGGTGATGCTCCGGGTCGGCGATCTCGATCGAGCCATAAGCTTCTACGAGAAG GCTTGTGGCATGGAGCTGCTACGGAAGCGAGACAACCCTGAATACAAG TATACGGTAGCGATGATGGGGTACGGACCTGAAGACAAGAATGCGGTTCTGGAGCTGACCTACAACTACGGCATCACCGAATATGACAAGGGCAACGCGTACGGTCAG ATCGCCATTGGCACCGACGATGTCTACAAGACAGCCGAGGTGGTGAAGCTGTCAGGAGGGCAGGTAGTACGGGAGGCAGGCCCCTTGCCAGGGATCAACACCAAAATCACAGCTATTCTGGACCCTGATGGGTGGAAATCG GTGTTTGTCGACAATATAGACTTTGCCAAAGAACTGGAGTAG